The Xiphophorus couchianus chromosome 6, X_couchianus-1.0, whole genome shotgun sequence genomic interval CTCCCATCCCAGAATCCATCTGTATTCATGGTTAAGATGTGAAGCCTGATCGTTTATATTTTCTCAAGACTCCTGCGGGGATGAGCGAGTCCCTGACGCTTGGCCAGCTGCAGGATGAGCTGGTCCGGGTGCAGAGCTCTCTGTTCTCTCTCGGTCTGGAGCTGGAGGCCAGCCAGAGGAGTCTAAGACAGAGCCAAAGGCAAGGCGACGACCTGCTGAGGTTCAAGGACAGGCTCAGCTCTGACCTACAAGAGGAACTGCAACATAGGGAggtcacagaaaaacacaaccagGTCAGCACGGCCGTTCACTTGCGGTTTACCCGGACACACGAGGCGTACGCGTGTGTAATCGCTCCTATTCCTGCTGCAGGACCTGCGCAGTGCTCTGCAGAAGATTCGCTCCGAGCTTCAGACCAAAGAGGCGGCTCTGAAGGAATGCGAGGCAGAGAAGACGGCAGTGACGCAAGAGAAAGACGGGATCATTGCACAGCTCGAGCGCTCCCTGCAGGACAAGGAGAGGCAGCTGCAGGCAGGATCACACACACTTTGCATTCACAAAGACACAGACGCTCATGTTCATACATTTCACGGAGCGGGTGTTTATCTTTGCTGTTGCTGTCTTCAGGATTATTGTGACATGTTGGAGTCGACAAAAAGCTCCAAGCCAAGAGATGTTCTGCTAGAGAAGCTGAGGGAGCGGATTAAGGAGAGAGACCGAGCTCTGGAGGTGAAGCAGCCACACAAACTCCTCTaagaaaattgcaaatattACTCCAGACAAtaatttttccccttttaaaaatgtcaattagTTTTTATATCATAGAAAGCTTTTTGAGTCAACTTTACGACCTGTAATATGAACGTGGGCAAACCATTCACACAGTTGGCTTCAGTCGGCTGTTGGAACTTAAAGATCAGAACAACAGAATATTTAAAGGGTGTTcagtacttttcttttttatttatttatgtttatttttgtttcttattccAAAGAAGCACGATGTTCTGGAGTTGCACCCAATAAGTAATTGGTTTTCTGCTCGCAGCGCTCCATCGATGACAAGTTCCACTGTCTGGAGGAGCGTGAGGGCCAGGTGAGGGCGCTGCAGCTCGCCCTCAGGGAGAAGGAGCGCGACCTGGAGAGGCTCCGCTGCATCCTGTCCAACAACGAGGAAACCATCACGGTACGCTCATCGGTGAATGTCAGAGCTGTTTTTTAagaatgtctttttcttttgctatctGTACGAATGAATCCGCGTGGGCTTGTTTTTCCTCTACCGCCAGAGTTTGGATGCTCTGGTGCGCAGTaaggagctggagctggagcaggCAGCAGAGGCCTACAGGAACCTGCAGTGGCTGAAGCAGAAGAGcgaggagaaggagaaaacGGCTCTGAGGGAGAAGGACACCATCATCCACCAGCTGCAGGCGGCCCTGCAGGCGCGCAGCCAGGAGATGCAGGTATCGCCCAACACATCGTCTGTCATACGGGCCTCCAAAGGTGCTGCTGGTTGTCCAAACCTGTGCTACTAGTTTTACTTTTGCAGacactgctttctgttttgtgtaCACATGCAGGATCTAACGACCGCCCTTGTTGCCCGAGTCCAGTCCGGCCCCACTGGGGTCGTAGAGGAGCTGAAGGCTCGGCTGGCCCTTAAGGAGAAACTGTTCCAGGAGCTGCTGTCCGACCGCACCCGGCAGACCGACGAACACCAAGCACAGATCCTGGACCTGCTCAGCACACTCGGCTCCAAAGACCAGTACCTCCAGGTTTGCAGTGtagatggaaagaaaatgcaCCTAAATGGATCGatcagagctaaaaaaaaaaaaaaatcttacaaaaaatCTCACCatcctttatttctttcaggaTTACTCGTACAGGCTCTCCTTGGTGATCACTGAGCGGACGAACGAGCAGCAGGAACTTCGCAAGCAGCTGACCCAGACGGAGCAGGAACTGAGCGAGCTGAGGCgggaaagagagagggagacgGGAGGAGAGGCGGAGCGTCTACGAGGCCTGCTCAAAGAGAAGGAAGCCTTTATTAAGGTACCTGCTGATCCTTCGCTCTTTGATTTTTCCCCTCACCTTGTCTTCTACATTCCTGATCTTACGCCACGGTACACTTTGTGTCAGGATCTGATTCGGGAACAGGAGGAGGCTGTGCAGGAGGAGAGGGAGGCAGAAGTGAAGGCTCTGAAGGACGAGATCCAGCTGGTGttgaagaaggagaaggaggctCAGGTATCTTCGTCTGACCTCCAAGATGCTGCACCAAAGTCATGTTTGCGATTATTTTTACACGGAGTCGTTCTCTTCACGCAGATAGAGATCGCTGACCTGCGCTCCTCTCTGGCCCATCGGCAGATTCAGAATGCGGCGACAAAAGACGGAGCTCATCAGCAAGTAAGAGTGTGTTAATTAGaggaaacaaatcatttttccatttttatcctTTTGCACAATGGCTTGTATATTCACATAACCACAgaatttgatatattttattggtatttatgCCAAAGTCAGATGCAAAGTGCATGTATTTTgaactacaagaaaattatacatgatttttaataatttcttttttaaacaaaagaatgTGGCATGCATTTCCATTCAACCCCTAAATAACTCCAATTACGCAGTTGATGGAAACTAAATATCGAGAAATTCTGAAGagaaaaaacttgtaaaagctgcaaaagacttgagactggacTAGAGATAATCATgagctactttgtgtttgtctatcacatgaaatcagaagaaaatacatttacgTTTGTGGAAGTAACATTACAAAATGGcggaaaaaaagacttttgcaGAGCAAAAGTCTATATATATTAAAagtctatatatttttaacttctaCTTCGGGTCTCCAGTGTGTGCTAGAGCAGCTGGTGTCTGAGTACAACAAGCTGAATGAGGCCCTGAGGACAGAAAAGAGGCTTTACCAAAATCTGACCCAGCTTAGCAGAAGTGATGGGTAAGTGGGGAGGAGGGATGCTTTcatttctccaaatacaaaatgttttcttttaggatttcacacatttttttcttttctccttttttgtttttcggcagcaacagcagctcagAGAAGATCCAGACCCTTCACACAGAACTAGACTCTGTTCAGGCACTTCGAGGGCAGCTGGAGGAGGTTCTGGCCAGGACCCGTAGCATGGCCCTGACACTGGAGCGGGCAGCTAAAAGGCAGCCTGAGTTTGGAGGTGGGAATGGCGGGGACTAGCCTCCACGGCTGCAGTCGACACTCACTAACGCTGCCCTGATGCTCAGCACTTCAGAGTGAAAGTCTTAAAGTGAGACAGAGCTGCCTCTAAGGTCTGAGGGTCAAAGAAACTGGTGAATTCATAAAGAGAGAACCATGAGGAAGAGAGTCTGACCCTCAGCCTGGAGGCAGCTCTGCCCAGTCAGCACCAGCTCTACTCACAGAACAAGCTCTGTTCACATTAACCtctctgaaacactgaaacaaaaaatgtgcacCTCAGAGTTtttatctatatctatatatatatatatattctgtgaTCATTGTGTGGATGTGTTTTCCATTGTTTCTGATAACTGCCTGCTCTGCATTGCCGTGTCTCGCCGGCTGTGCTGTTACACAGTGAAGTTTCGTCCTGTGGAGACTCTCAATCTCGCGCCTTACAGTGAAACGTCTCACCATCCATCgtttgttttatgtcatttgtgtgtttgcatttaacAAAGATGGCGTAGGATTTCAACTCTTGAGGGTTAACCTAAAGCttcagcttttttcccccagcgCTCTGTAACGTAAAACCTGCTTCGctccagtttttttaatttttattttagtctaaCAGGTGTGCACGAAAACAGATGAAACCTATGAAATATAAGATGGTAGGTACTGCTTCATATAGAAAAGCAATGtcactattttaataaatgcatcattttgCAACATGTGCTTATCAGTTCTGTGTTGTAGTGAGAAATATCCAGATGTGAAACGTTGCTTGCCCGTTAGAAATTAATATCGGTAGAGGACATAATCCAGGAAACCTCATCTTTCCTCAGAGGTGGAATAAATgtcaacttttttcttttttttcataaatgcaatacaaataaatgtactGTTTTTTGTCAAAAGGACCTCTGGtattgacttatttttattgtgttcaaTTAGaaagttgtcataaaaatgctacatgCCAAAAGATAAATCCACAAAATGGTCCTTGATTACCCCTCCTTAGATCCAACCTcgaagtgattttctttttgaaatcttACAGCTGAATCAGGTTTTCtgaattctgttttatttttgtaaaagaaaaaagatagaTCCATGAACACTAAATGAAAATGCGTTCTTGTCCGAATTAGACTTCCCTCCATCTCTTTGCTTCCTGGTGCATGAAACTGGCATGGTTGTCCTGTTTGCATGACCGTTCTGATTTTAACACCCTGTTTCATATTCCCATTATGCAAATAAGggatatatatacacacatcaGGCATAAAATTATGACCACTGAGAACAACTAGTTATCCCTTGATTGGAATGTAACAAGCAACAAGTTAATATTTTGCCCTCAAATCAGGAAAAGCAGGGAAGGGGAGGATGTGATCGAGTTTGACAACTCAAAGGCTCTCTAATACTGCAGCTCTGGTGGCGTGGTCCCAGTCTGTAGactattcaaaaataataatccaagGAAGAACATATTCAGGGGCAGATGTAAGTGAGGAGGAAAGGCTGTggtccaaaaaacacaaaatctaaagtatgtttttgatttagtttctagtgcataTAAATTGGTATGCTTGGAATAtgacaaagctaacttacagcaagaaataaaagattattttaaatgaacaattaTTAAAGACTTTGATGCTTGGACTGAGAGTGACTTATTAGGTTGGtagtcataatgttattcctgATTTTTATAGAATCTTTGATAATATAATAGAAGTGATCATTTCTTTGCTATAAAAACTTGTATGAACTAAATACACAGAGTCTGTGGAACCACAGCATCAACAGAGTCCCACATTCAGCACTTGTCAGCGCACACAGCGCGTTGTTCAATCAATAAACACCCTATTTGGCTGTGAGAGTTGGCTGCCCTGTCGTTAGCAACACAAACACTCTCCTTACACttatttacagataaagaaaCTAACTTTTTCTGATATTAAGTGATTTGATAAATCACTCTAAAATGCTCaatgactaaaaacaaacatgactcTCACTGGACATTTCGTGACGTGTGAGTCTGTTTTGTCAGTAGGAACGAGTGAGTGCATCTATTTCCCTTTAAAGTTCCTGCTGAGTCACTTTCCACTGAACCTCTGTTTCCTGCAAAGCAAAAGTCTTCTCCAGTTCCTCTCTTACTCATGGATTATTACCCACAATgcttcagtaaaaatgtaagcaaagcCATTAAATGTGGTGAGCAGTGAGCACAGACGTCCAAATCTATATGAGTCTGTGTTGATTCTAACGTTGGTCTCATAAGCACATCCACACATTCATTCAGAGTGAGTGTTTTTCTGGCAGGCTAACAAAACATGGCATAACATTTCCCTTCAATCCCATGACTTCCAGTGAGGTGGTTTAGAGTTGAGACGTCTGTGGAATGGAGCGGTGGTGCAggagcaaaacaaagaacagaaataaaaacgtaTAATTACATAACAGAACCAGAGGAAGTGGATGTTGTCCTTACATGGTTATTGTGCTTCCAGAGttcagctcagaggaggaggaggaggaagacgatgAAGACGGCAGCAGAGAGGAGTTCACTGACAGCATAGAGGAGGAGGATAACAGCCTGGACTCCACTCAGGTAAAAGCCCAGTTTCACtcctttcaaaaaaaaaaatgtgccttttctgtttgtgatgAGAACAAAATGGAAGTTTTCCTGTCTTGTTAGGCCTCAGCAAAGCCTCAAAGAGCAGGTGATGAGTCCCGGCGACTGGTAGAGGAGACGGTACACCACCTAAAGCAGCTTGAAGAAGCCAAGAGGACTCTAGATGTTCAGCTTGAAGAAGTGCAGTCGCAGCTGGAAGAGGATGGATACGCGTCTTTATCTGACATGAGGTGTATATTTCAGAATCTCCTCAGATTTCctgaaacttttttattttactttcctcttcctctgtgtgGATTCATCATCTTTTTCTCTGatggctttgtgttttttttttaatttgttgtagGAGTGCCTTGCAGAGGTTGCAGCAGGAGAATGAGGCTCTGAGAGAAAGTCGGGGGTGTCTGAGAGCTGGGGGGCAGAGGAGGAACGCGGAGACTAAACTGAGCCGAcgagaggagagggagaggagcAGTGCCGAGGAGGACGATGAAGAGTTTGAATCATCTCCAGTGGTGTCGGGGAAGCGAGGTCCCTCGAGTGTCGGCCTGAGCACCGAGTCGGGGAAGAGGCACTGCATGAGGCCGAGCTCGCTGGACCTGAAGTCCAAACAGGCTGAGACGGTAATATGTTATTCACATTTACTTTAACAGCAATTGCTATTGAATTTGTAATCCAACACAATCacaaatgggattttatgtaccTAGTAAAACTCATAATCCTATTTTCTCCAGTGGTTCAGGTCACTACTAAATATGTTTGTATTCACAGGGTACTGGAAAAGTTTTCACACCCTGTGAACTTTTTTAAGTCTTGCCCCTTTAAAGTCACtaacttccttttattttattttaatcttatgTAACCAACACTAACCAGCATAAAACTGTGAGGGAAAAGATGCatcacttttatatttttttaacaaataaaaaacagaaaagtgtggcAAAAGAAGCAACTTGCCCCGTCAGGCTTGCATTTAACCATTTAGTCGTTTACCGTGTACATTTCTGGCcaattctgcttttcaaaagaGTTCAAGTTcataaattttaagaaattgtttacgtatacattttcaattttcagTCACTTTTGGTCATCATTTGTTGTAGACAGCCAGCTATTAATGTCGTCCGTAGTCTGCATATCTGAACCTGTTCTGTTGCTGAATCTCCGTCCTGTTGCAGACGGTGGAGTCCAGCAGTAGCAGTGAGGTGGGAGCAATTTGGCAGGATATAGAGGAGGGTCTCCGTGAGCAGGCGGCTCGTCTTCGCTCTGACCTGACCCTGAGCCTGCAGGAGAACAGAGAGCTGAAAGAGAGGCTGATGGTGTCCGAAGCCACCGTCCATGCTCAGGCCGAGCAGCTCAAGGACTACAGAGATCTGCTAAGTGAGTTTGTCATAAGCACAGTGGCATGCGCGCACATTTTGCGGAGCAGGtgtgcaaatataaaaaaaaagggcacATTGTGTGGCACTTGGAACCGCCAACTGCCTTAATAGTGTGAGGTTTATTTAAAACCACACAACACTGTAAGAGAGAACTTTTTCTGAAGGGGACGTTTCATCCAGAGGGAGAAGGGCAGGTGATCTAGCACCCCCTGGTGTCCGTCTGTGACACCACCTGCATGGAAGATGATCTTAtgctgaaaaacacaatcagCTTATGACTGTACCTGTGTTAATGCAGCAGAAACGTCCGTGCAGCAGGCCAGTAAGCAGGTGCAGGTGGATCTCCAGGATCTCGGCTACGAGACCTGCGGCCGCAGTGAGAACGAAGCCGAGAGAGAAGACGCCAGCAGTCCAGGTGATCCACACAGACCTGGCTTCTCTGAGGCCAAAATGTTCTTTCTCAACCCTTCCTGATTTGTTGGGCTTCATTACGCCTCGTCCTCTGTGATCCGATCAGAGTTTGACGACTTGGAGATGTGCACGTCGCTGTCCCAGCCTCAGGACTGTGAGGGTGCAGGTGGCAGCTGGTACGCCGTGAACTGTAGTGTGAAGAGAGGGGCTTACAACCCAGGGGACGAGTCTGCGTCTCTCCAGCATCTGATCCAGGATCTGCGCTCCCAGCTGACCCGCTGCCACAAGGTGATCCGCGGACTGCAGCTGCGCGTCCGCTCGCTGTCCGCCACCAGCGACTACGCCTCCAGCCTGGAGCGCACGCCACGCAAGGTGACCAACACATCACCCTGCAGgattttgcttgattttgttcaTGTGGGTGAGGAGAAGCAGATTTGGTCCTcatgctggaaaacacataaaagtaaaaaaaattgtgaatatTAAACAAACGTTTTTGTTGCACAAACATAACATAGTTGACTGACACcatatttcatttgattttgtaaatgtagatGAGTaagttgacctttgatgacctttGGAGACATTTATGAATATCActgagcaaatatttttgctgcacaaacatttcacaccaatgttatttaatttgaagaaggtgggagGAACCAACTTCACtcaagtaaaaacaacaacaaaaaacgatttaaaacatttgtaattcatagacattcacttaaaacatgaaTGCAGTTTTGATTAGTTATTGTTTAAGTGATTTTCTAAAACAGTTCAATGATGTGATGTCTCTTAATTCTAATGGTTTGATGCTCGGACTGAGAACACAGACTGACCAAAGGACGTAAGTGGACGTAAGGAGCTTTCCCTGAATGATATTTTGCAGTCCCCCCCCTACTAGCTGCTCCGTTTGATGCCCACCTTTTAGGTCAACTGGGCGTTTGAGAGGTCGGAAGGCCCCAGTGCAGCGGAGGAAGATGAAGGATGGATGTCAGACACGCAGGGAGTCCGCTCCAGCTCCAGGCACAGCAGGGAGCTGCAGGAGCTCATGGAGCGAGTCGCGTCGCTTGAGGCTCAGCTGAAAACCACTGCTGCACAGGGCAAAGGTCAACCAGAAGAGGGGAAATGTGCCACCTGGCCTGGGTGAGAAGACATAGACTGAAGTAGGGAAAAGTTCTTACAGTGAGAACAACATATTCACTTGGGCAGATGCACTTTCTCTATTCTCTAGAGTTTATCAGCAGATGCTCATGAGTTCAGTCATAAGACTCAGAAAACTATTATCTCTATTCACACAGCGGTTTACTTCAAACCTTCGGGCGTCTCTTCCTCTCCTTAGAAAGTACAACTCTCTGATCCAGGCTCAGGCTCGTGAGCTGTCCCACCTCAGGCAGAGGATGAGAGAGGGCCAGGGGGTCTGCCACATCCTGACACAACACCTGGGGGACACTACCAAGGTGCTGCAGCTTCCTATGTTTCTGGCAAATTTCTTCCATCTTCTACAACATGGGGCAGAGAGAAGACTTCATGTTTATGGTTTCATATTCGCTCTCTAACTGTCTTCAGTCTTTTGAAGAGCTCCTGCGGGCCAACGACGTTGATTACTACATGGGTCAGAGCTTCAGGGAGCAGCTGGCTCAGAGCAGCGCCCTGGCTCAGAGAGTGCTCACCAAGATAAGTGGACGTAAGAAGAACCTTTCTGTCAGATATCCAAGCAGGGGAACCATATTTACTTTTATCCCTTGCAGTTTTTGCTCCTTTAATGTGTTCCAACTTTCCTGATTCCTAATCATAGGTGAGGGGACCGAGAACCATAGTGAGAAAACAGGCCATGAGCTGCTTGCCTTAAGGTGCGTCATTTCATCGattttcatatttcagtcctattgtgtgtgtgtgaatgtgcacAGCACTTGTCAGAAGTTTGTATCCATTCATCATCACCTGGGAAACtacattgaattttgtggttttgatgaTGCAATCACGTCACTCTTTTTCAACTTCAGTGAAGtttaaagatataaaatttGTTGCACCATTTTCAATTACTGCAGATTTTCTCTGATCCAAAAAGGGTAAAAGTtacacatgcaaaaaaaaaaataacatcactCCACTATATTTGGTGTAACTTCAGTCATTTTCCAGAATAAGCACAAGCTTTTTTCTGTCATCAGTGAAATCTTGGCAGAACTCAGGGTGAATATTTGATCATTCTTCTGGAAAAGTTCATTTAGACCAGCTGCTTTACTTCGACTGACCTGAGCTGGATGACTCAGCACTGAACAGAAATACTTACAGATTcataaaacattcacaaaaattgcgacaacacacaaaaagatgtattttaatgtttattagtAGTAGGACCATTTTTTTATTCGGAACaagtaaaaactttatttggaCTGATTACACCTGGTCTTTGATTTGTGCACCCTGCTttataattttaactttttcagcttttcaatattatttcagaAAGCTATTGTAAAggaataattatttattaaaactttgaacaaaacgtttggctcgtatctTCCTTAAACAGCCGGAtcctctcggcgagcagcggggcagctgtaaaacgaaactaaacaaggcgtgttgacgtcacagatcacagagtttaattcatacaaagcaacgcatgaatcagttaacaaagctgcagaggtacagagatatgcattttatcacaaaataacagacacacaagggagacagacacacacaaacacagagacagacaaaggcgcccacgtggagaaaaatggaaaaaactctctctgtTTTAGCGTTACATGTACTTTATACTGAGTAggtgtttcctcactttaatatatgcaaagaaggcgttctgttgttcaaccaatcagagacctgtttcggccccagAGAAACCCCGGAAACTCCCCTCCTTATAGCTCAGCTCAAAGGTGATCTGTTCTCTGTCAAACCAAGCCGGAGGGAAACCCCTTAATCCTGTGCGTACCACGCACGAAtgtccccagcaccgaagtcctgatataaatctcgccgactcccctggagtttcttcctcccacattccagctgccgtttccacggagatgctaattttatggcttttgtgtGCTCTTGTGTGCtcttaagcagacagtggaaggcgtctgcttgtctccttgggcctcTCTCTGGGTCccacaaaacctgtttttcaaataagaatgcttaatattcctttacacatgttgtaagtattttagcactaaaataatcattttccttaacactaTAAAGAATAACTCACAGCTCTGTGATTTGTTGACCTCCTGTAAGGTCACCAGCTTTAGCTCGTTAACTTTGCACAGTCCTTTCTCGTGTCCCCCGTTAAGTTGCTGTCATGTAACACAATGAGAAACCACATGGTTGCTGAAGGTGACTAAAAGTTAATCCGCTCTCCTTGGTTATTCCAGATACTTTAGTTGAATGAATAACCAGTAACTGGCTTTGACTATAAgtcctgatttttttcttgcaggcTGAGTAAGGAGCTACAGCAGAAAGATAAACTCATTGAGTCACTCCACACCAAACTCCACCAACGTCCTGAGACTCCGTCCAGCTGCCACGCCCTCTCTGAGACCACCGACCAATCGGACAGGACCTCCATGGTGTCTGATGAGTACCAAAGCAACGAAGACTTGGAGCTGTGCTCAGACATGGCAGCCACAGAGTTTCCGGAGGAGCAACAGCTCCGGCAGCAAGGCCACTCGTCACAACCAGACGGTATTCTTAAACTCTTAAACTGACTTGTTCTTTCTGCCTGCGATACGCATCGTTCTGTCCCTTCATCTTCCATACACCCTCTCCTAGTCCGTCCATCTCTCCCACCTCTTCGTGGCCTCCTCAAGGCTTCCAACAGCTGTCCCAACATGCTTTGCTCTGCCGCTGTAGGTCTGAACACTCCTGCAGGTAGAGGTACGGGAGTCAccgcaaaagaaaaataaaataaattcttcttttttgtttggtaTGTTTAATTTCCTGTCATTCTCCACCAGCCCCTTTCAGTGCACCCATCTCCTCCCTCTTTGTGTCCTCCGGCCCTGACGTCTGGGGTTATGAAGTCATTTCTAACCCCCGGCCCAGGGCCCTGTCTGTTGCCGCTGTTCGCCCAGAGCTGGACATGCTCTACAGACAGATGCATGAGCAGAACAGGGGTGAGGGGCCACAGAGAGTGTGACATGagttaaatgttttggatttggacattttcactcTGCCTCTTTCTCACTCTTCTCTTCCTGTCCACATGTGTCTGATTACAGGATTCCCTGTTCCCCAGGACAAGACCCTGTTCGGCCTTTCGCCTGGCCCTCATAACCAGCACGACCTCTCGAGCTACAACCAGCTATCCCATCATGCCTTTCAACACTACCAGCTAGGTGGCATCCCTGAGTGCCACTCCGTTAAATCTGACTCAGGTCTTTTGAGAGGACAGCCTCTGTGGGACATGGACAACTTAGTTCAGCCAACTGGGACCTTTTCTGGAAACCAAACAGCAAGCAGCCAAACAGGTGAGGCAATAGtatggaaaaacaacttttttcacTATTTGTTACTTGATAAACAGGAACTTTAACGCAGTTTTGGTCTGGGCTAGACTTTAGAAACGACTTACAGTAGCAGTAGCCCAGGACCACGCTTTTTTGAGTGGGtccacagatttttatttttttaatgaatcttGCAAACATTGTATTTTATACAAGAGTCACCTGCTCATATCAGGAAAGCAGTAGTAATACCTCTGGATTTTAATTCATATAAACAATACTCAAGTATTTGAAAATGAGGAAGCTATTGTCATTTTTGGGAGGCACAACATGGTGTTACTGGTCAAGGGACGTATTAAACCTACCATCATCAGTTGGTATCATCATTTCATAATTAGTTATGTATA includes:
- the LOC114146408 gene encoding myomegalin isoform X5, coding for MLDVKMKETCRICGRELCGNQRRWIFHPASKLNLHVLLSHALGRELTRDGRGEFACSKCTFMLDRMYRFDTVIARVEALSIERLQRLLQEKHRLRQCIGGLYRRTNPEEGAVTFTGTNEESGDGMVDISGLTHAKYCALLQEDLVYSLYESWADDGLDCHHHHHPTCSAGPGSEATGTGSHHCRPSTPRRCRGCSYWRVADSDYEAVCKVPRKLARSTSCGPSTRYSASIIGGSVTGGDGDVERKNLDDSEEAPSSRTLVPGSQDVSRTSDSDRTLAGRGSSSPSVASLEMTEDNTQPGALRDRSLISSGEAAIDDHISDSLSEEHMGATLSSPGPSLSLTFCLLQSYATYRPVQHTKGSKLPVLIRRSSKNGGARLRFPDPLLGMPYGERDNHMPTPEPALVRLNLEDDHDLNFADMEDLLKDLYKEYPPPPPHQSLVEEQQSQLNQYECAAGQCVSELQKAQLQVQSLQTKILESEANNMRLQEKLNEMECELRSLRQAAQSQERTIQGLTESITTKDSEAQELYHLIEGQNSTLCKLQELAHRNQLAQSQTPAGMSESLTLGQLQDELVRVQSSLFSLGLELEASQRSLRQSQRQGDDLLRFKDRLSSDLQEELQHREVTEKHNQDLRSALQKIRSELQTKEAALKECEAEKTAVTQEKDGIIAQLERSLQDKERQLQDYCDMLESTKSSKPRDVLLEKLRERIKERDRALERSIDDKFHCLEEREGQVRALQLALREKERDLERLRCILSNNEETITSLDALVRSKELELEQAAEAYRNLQWLKQKSEEKEKTALREKDTIIHQLQAALQARSQEMQDLTTALVARVQSGPTGVVEELKARLALKEKLFQELLSDRTRQTDEHQAQILDLLSTLGSKDQYLQDYSYRLSLVITERTNEQQELRKQLTQTEQELSELRRERERETGGEAERLRGLLKEKEAFIKDLIREQEEAVQEEREAEVKALKDEIQLVLKKEKEAQIEIADLRSSLAHRQIQNAATKDGAHQQCVLEQLVSEYNKLNEALRTEKRLYQNLTQLSRSDGNSSSEKIQTLHTELDSVQALRGQLEEVLARTRSMALTLERAAKRQPEFGEFSSEEEEEEDDEDGSREEFTDSIEEEDNSLDSTQASAKPQRAGDESRRLVEETVHHLKQLEEAKRTLDVQLEEVQSQLEEDGYASLSDMRSALQRLQQENEALRESRGCLRAGGQRRNAETKLSRREERERSSAEEDDEEFESSPVVSGKRGPSSVGLSTESGKRHCMRPSSLDLKSKQAETTVESSSSSEVGAIWQDIEEGLREQAARLRSDLTLSLQENRELKERLMVSEATVHAQAEQLKDYRDLLTETSVQQASKQVQVDLQDLGYETCGRSENEAEREDASSPEFDDLEMCTSLSQPQDCEGAGGSWYAVNCSVKRGAYNPGDESASLQHLIQDLRSQLTRCHKVIRGLQLRVRSLSATSDYASSLERTPRKVNWAFERSEGPSAAEEDEGWMSDTQGVRSSSRHSRELQELMERVASLEAQLKTTAAQGKGQPEEGKCATWPGKYNSLIQAQARELSHLRQRMREGQGVCHILTQHLGDTTKSFEELLRANDVDYYMGQSFREQLAQSSALAQRVLTKISGREGTENHSEKTGHELLALRLSKELQQKDKLIESLHTKLHQRPETPSSCHALSETTDQSDRTSMVSDEYQSNEDLELCSDMAATEFPEEQQLRQQGHSSQPDVRPSLPPLRGLLKASNSCPNMLCSAAVGLNTPAGRAPFSAPISSLFVSSGPDVWGYEVISNPRPRALSVAAVRPELDMLYRQMHEQNRGFPVPQDKTLFGLSPGPHNQHDLSSYNQLSHHAFQHYQLGGIPECHSVKSDSGLLRGQPLWDMDNLVQPTGTFSGNQTASSQTGVNLIEEHLREVRCLRQRLEESIRTNERLRQQLEDKLASTGRDGGPPTNIYIQGLDTVTQLSSEIRVLKEENLSLQSRLQASTDTNEEVVQLREAVFAARTRLKQAELEAEQWKEELRRLQAHTQDQGQQIHALRQERQANQDKTNRLQHETTLLQQQLSETRELIHSLQSELHVYDRVCSSTKANKGFLCEVAGFPVELGELLGEVRSLRAQLQSSVQENSALKQLELHKQLEQKLGVGSPRAPSLSALTASPQRETFYRRQLLHADSLDPHSELEGEAPDGSFANRNGRHAIGHVDDFSALQQQVLEGRSLVQRMEATLQACLTPPLLEGKQIEGSDLAVDYGCVKSLLSNTKTLRQILEEAMSLLKMFWRAALPNTDPSIQNLKKEQCLQEEILSLKLRISEQEEVLKGTVQRLRSTSRTKESMEHFIVNQLSRTRDVLKKARTNLEKNELRLSSLSSSPSSPPAAEELGGVARARPPDCGVLMSNGFPGITGAEATQRLATRKRSSHCLL